From a region of the Fischerella sp. JS2 genome:
- a CDS encoding helicase C-terminal domain-containing protein: MIEAEVHLSLHNFLRSQAGFPTWPHHLTMARLVARALRLGRSALIQVGAACGYQGRYRTSFVASALMWYGPVIIVTSEVVQQRLVKVEIPRLQQWLGVNKAIRTGDVWPGSDFQGLFLISPQAWLKAQLTAHENFPAGIPTIIDGVDDLEIWVRDQLTVTWEAHDWDQLILAYPHIAEEIRSVRAKLTHELFQHPANPYECYLISQAETEILSSLYSNLDIDTLPDAWKQFWQQFQHSCSLTPPSPLIPTPLREWRPRVPHRPLSPEGTPAFPTTPSLLWATIARRQGLFSLHSVPIDIAEILTPIWQRQPVVLIGSSLEPETEAPIFRQHLGLGEELTCLKFSDSQTEAIQLYIPYQLPLPNTPEFQAAFIHKVRTLVCLSATSPGLTVVLVGDVPLKSQVGAILASEFGSRVQVEKTCLDENGILISGWEFWREHQKVLPAPQLIIIATLPLPSLEHPLVAGRVAHYKRSHQDWFRLYLLPAALNELQRAIAPARESQGIVALLDSRVVNRSYGAQILTALSPLARINYLDPSLFSQHSQDDS; the protein is encoded by the coding sequence GTGATTGAGGCAGAAGTTCATTTATCATTACATAACTTCCTGCGATCGCAGGCGGGTTTCCCAACGTGGCCCCATCATTTAACGATGGCACGGTTGGTTGCACGCGCCCTGCGCTTGGGACGTAGCGCCCTGATTCAAGTGGGTGCGGCTTGTGGTTATCAAGGGCGGTATCGTACAAGTTTTGTAGCATCGGCTTTGATGTGGTACGGGCCTGTGATCATCGTTACTTCTGAAGTTGTGCAGCAACGTCTTGTAAAAGTGGAAATTCCTCGCCTACAACAATGGCTGGGAGTGAATAAGGCTATTAGAACAGGTGATGTTTGGCCTGGTAGTGACTTTCAAGGACTATTTTTGATTTCACCCCAAGCTTGGTTAAAAGCACAACTAACAGCCCATGAGAATTTTCCGGCGGGCATTCCTACAATTATCGATGGCGTAGACGATTTAGAAATTTGGGTGCGTGACCAACTCACCGTCACTTGGGAAGCCCATGATTGGGATCAACTGATACTTGCTTACCCACATATTGCTGAGGAAATTCGCTCTGTACGAGCAAAACTAACACACGAACTATTCCAGCATCCTGCAAATCCCTACGAATGCTATTTAATTTCCCAAGCAGAAACAGAAATATTGAGCAGTCTTTATTCAAATTTAGACATAGATACTCTCCCCGATGCTTGGAAACAGTTTTGGCAACAATTCCAGCACTCTTGTTCCCTCACCCCCCCATCTCCCCTAATCCCCACTCCCTTAAGGGAGTGGAGGCCCCGAGTTCCCCATCGCCCCTTATCCCCAGAGGGGACCCCCGCCTTCCCCACCACCCCATCTCTCCTGTGGGCCACTATTGCCCGTCGTCAAGGTTTATTTTCTTTACACAGCGTCCCGATTGATATAGCAGAAATACTAACCCCGATTTGGCAGCGCCAGCCTGTGGTATTGATTGGGAGTTCCCTAGAACCGGAAACCGAGGCTCCTATTTTTCGCCAACACCTTGGGTTGGGTGAGGAGTTGACTTGTTTAAAATTCTCGGATAGTCAAACGGAAGCGATTCAACTTTACATACCGTATCAGTTGCCCTTACCAAATACCCCAGAATTTCAAGCAGCATTTATTCACAAAGTACGGACGCTAGTATGTCTGAGTGCTACATCACCAGGATTGACGGTGGTGTTAGTGGGAGATGTACCATTGAAGTCCCAAGTTGGAGCAATTTTAGCTTCGGAATTTGGTTCGCGAGTCCAGGTAGAAAAAACTTGTTTGGATGAAAATGGGATTTTAATTAGTGGTTGGGAATTTTGGCGAGAACATCAAAAAGTTTTGCCTGCACCACAATTGATCATCATCGCGACTCTACCTTTACCATCTCTTGAGCATCCCTTGGTAGCGGGAAGGGTTGCCCACTATAAGCGATCGCATCAAGACTGGTTTCGTTTATACTTATTGCCAGCAGCTTTAAACGAATTACAAAGAGCGATCGCCCCTGCCCGAGAAAGTCAAGGTATCGTAGCTTTGCTTGATAGTCGAGTCGTCAACCGTAGCTATGGCGCTCAAATATTAACTGCTCTCAGTCCCTTAGCACGTATTAACTATCTCGATCCCAGTTTATTTTCCCAACACAGTCAGGACGACTCATAA
- a CDS encoding DUF2839 domain-containing protein encodes MGEAKRRKEALGEKYGQAQQERIMPWVPITKSQAELFVKWTSRGAWIGIGIMVAAWVTIRFIGPAFGWWQVV; translated from the coding sequence ATGGGTGAAGCAAAACGTCGTAAAGAAGCATTGGGAGAAAAATACGGTCAAGCCCAACAAGAACGCATTATGCCTTGGGTTCCGATCACAAAATCACAAGCAGAACTTTTTGTAAAATGGACTTCTCGTGGTGCTTGGATTGGTATTGGTATTATGGTTGCAGCTTGGGTAACAATTCGTTTTATTGGCCCGGCTTTTGGCTGGTGGCAAGTAGTTTGA
- a CDS encoding Fur family transcriptional regulator → MQKPTISTKPIRSLEDAIEQCQTQGMRVSRQRRYILELLWQAKEHLSAREIYDRLNQQGKAIGHTSVYQNLEALSSGGIIECIEHCDGRLYGNISDSHSHVNCLDTNQIVDVHITLPEDIIRLVEEQTGVKVTDYSINFYGYRNS, encoded by the coding sequence ATGCAAAAACCGACGATATCTACAAAACCCATTCGTTCTTTAGAAGATGCAATAGAACAGTGTCAAACGCAGGGTATGCGTGTTAGTCGCCAACGTCGCTATATTCTCGAATTACTTTGGCAAGCAAAAGAGCATCTTTCTGCTAGAGAAATTTATGATCGCCTCAATCAGCAAGGCAAAGCGATCGGTCACACTTCTGTATATCAAAATTTAGAAGCCTTATCTTCCGGTGGCATTATTGAATGTATTGAACACTGTGACGGACGTTTGTATGGTAATATCAGTGACTCACATAGCCATGTTAACTGTTTGGATACAAACCAAATTGTAGATGTTCACATCACATTACCAGAAGATATTATTCGTTTGGTTGAAGAACAAACAGGTGTTAAGGTTACAGATTATAGTATTAATTTTTACGGCTATCGAAATTCGTGA